One part of the Thermoanaerobacterium sp. CMT5567-10 genome encodes these proteins:
- a CDS encoding RsmF rRNA methyltransferase first C-terminal domain-containing protein, whose protein sequence is MIMKIKEDFVNKMRFLLKDDFEKFMREYEKEPYRGLRVNTLKISVDEFLRISPFRLISVPWCDTGFYYDQNDKPGKHYYHDAGLFYIQEPSAMAVVEALNPVPGDIVLDLSAAPGGKSTHIASKLNGEGLLVSNEINSKRVKVLAENIERMGIRNAVILNESPEKLEKTFKDYFDKILVDAPCSGEGMFRKDETARDEWSLKNVLSCAYRQKKILDSASCMLKSGGIMVYSTCTFSPEENEGVIDHFLKNHSDFELIKIYKHKGFDNGHPEWVNGCSDLRKCVRLWPHLLKGEGHFIAKLRKNGSYDKSSNSKIKFKQRKGFVDKLFYDFIDNYLNIDVEKLNLQKIGDHVYHIPEETMDLSGIKVYRCGFDLGQLKKGRFEPSHWLAMALKKDETKRIYNLRANEIESYIHGETLNIDIDDGWVLLLIDGYSIGWGKVVKGVLKNYYPKGLRK, encoded by the coding sequence ATGATTATGAAAATTAAAGAAGACTTTGTAAATAAGATGAGATTTCTGTTAAAAGATGATTTCGAAAAGTTTATGAGGGAATATGAAAAAGAGCCTTATAGGGGACTTAGAGTCAATACGCTAAAGATTTCTGTTGATGAGTTTTTAAGGATTTCTCCATTTAGATTGATATCTGTACCATGGTGTGATACAGGATTTTACTATGATCAAAATGATAAACCAGGAAAGCATTATTACCACGATGCTGGTTTATTTTATATTCAGGAACCAAGCGCTATGGCGGTAGTAGAAGCATTGAATCCTGTGCCAGGGGATATCGTATTAGATTTAAGTGCGGCGCCAGGAGGTAAATCTACACACATAGCTTCAAAGCTCAATGGGGAAGGATTATTAGTATCAAATGAGATCAATTCAAAGAGAGTAAAAGTTCTTGCAGAAAACATTGAAAGGATGGGTATAAGAAATGCTGTTATTTTAAATGAGTCACCAGAAAAACTTGAAAAGACATTTAAAGATTATTTTGATAAAATACTTGTTGATGCCCCATGTTCTGGTGAAGGAATGTTCAGAAAAGATGAAACGGCAAGAGATGAATGGTCTTTGAAAAATGTGTTAAGCTGTGCCTATCGCCAGAAAAAGATATTGGATAGTGCATCATGCATGTTAAAGTCTGGTGGAATAATGGTATATTCAACGTGTACATTTTCTCCGGAGGAAAATGAAGGTGTAATCGACCATTTTCTAAAAAATCACAGCGACTTTGAATTAATAAAAATTTATAAGCATAAGGGATTTGATAATGGACATCCAGAATGGGTCAATGGATGCAGTGACTTAAGAAAATGTGTAAGGCTTTGGCCACACTTATTAAAAGGCGAAGGTCATTTTATAGCTAAACTCAGAAAAAATGGCAGCTATGATAAGAGCAGCAATAGCAAAATAAAATTTAAACAAAGAAAGGGTTTTGTTGACAAACTTTTTTACGATTTTATTGACAATTATCTCAATATAGATGTGGAAAAATTGAATTTACAAAAGATAGGTGATCATGTTTATCATATTCCTGAAGAAACGATGGACTTATCTGGAATAAAAGTGTATAGATGTGGATTTGATCTGGGGCAGTTAAAAAAAGGAAGATTTGAGCCATCTCATTGGCTGGCAATGGCTTTAAAAAAAGATGAGACCAAGAGAATTTATAATTTGAGGGCTAATGAAATAGAATCATATATTCATGGTGAAACATTAAATATCGATATTGATGACGGATGGGTACTTCTTTTAATTGATGGCTATTCAATCGGTTGGGGAAAGGTAGTTAAAGGTGTGTTAAAAAACTATTATCCTAAAGGCTTAAGAAAATAA
- a CDS encoding Gfo/Idh/MocA family protein, whose amino-acid sequence MMVKDIKLGFVGLGYIGTIHATACFAMPLIFKKLPFKVKFGQVCKNNIDDLPYFFEGGVKTIDELLRDNDLTAVDICTPNYLHKKQALEVMKKGLNIYLEKPIGLNGDEAFELMSMAKEKNVINQAALMYRFMPAINQARDLINNGEIGDILNFKALMLHSGYLNPKRPMSWKMRFDTSGGGAVIDLGIHLVDAIRFMLGEVKILQARSETYFKKRPTSNGSDSYEEVDVDDWTEAYFKMQNGAWGTVETSRISADIEEETRFEIYGTKGSIKISTKQPRYAFVYKKEENQYIIGSSKDRSIFSKYVETIYPNPKYSLGFMVDMHMASLMNFFLNIAEGKIVHKETPTFEEAYRSQLIIDKIIESAKNDGLLIKL is encoded by the coding sequence ATAATGGTAAAAGATATAAAATTAGGCTTTGTAGGACTTGGTTACATAGGAACAATTCATGCTACTGCTTGTTTTGCAATGCCTTTAATTTTTAAAAAATTACCTTTCAAAGTAAAATTTGGTCAAGTTTGCAAGAATAACATAGATGACCTGCCGTATTTTTTTGAAGGTGGTGTAAAAACAATAGACGAACTTTTGCGAGATAATGATCTTACTGCTGTCGATATATGTACTCCAAACTATCTACACAAGAAGCAGGCACTTGAGGTTATGAAAAAAGGTTTAAACATTTATCTTGAAAAGCCCATCGGATTAAATGGTGATGAAGCTTTCGAATTGATGAGTATGGCAAAAGAGAAAAATGTCATCAACCAAGCGGCGCTTATGTATAGATTTATGCCTGCAATAAATCAGGCGAGAGACTTAATAAACAATGGAGAAATTGGGGATATATTAAATTTTAAAGCTTTAATGCTGCATTCTGGATATTTAAATCCTAAAAGACCTATGTCGTGGAAAATGCGATTTGATACATCTGGTGGAGGAGCAGTAATTGACTTGGGAATTCACCTTGTGGATGCAATAAGGTTTATGCTTGGAGAAGTAAAGATATTGCAAGCAAGATCAGAGACATATTTTAAGAAAAGACCCACATCAAATGGATCTGATTCGTACGAAGAAGTAGATGTAGATGACTGGACAGAAGCATATTTTAAGATGCAGAATGGTGCATGGGGGACAGTGGAGACATCTAGGATATCAGCGGATATAGAAGAAGAGACGCGATTTGAGATATACGGTACAAAAGGTTCTATAAAAATATCTACAAAGCAGCCTAGATATGCTTTTGTTTACAAAAAAGAAGAAAATCAATATATTATAGGTAGTAGTAAGGATAGAAGCATATTCTCAAAATATGTTGAAACAATATATCCAAATCCGAAGTATTCTTTGGGATTTATGGTTGACATGCATATGGCAAGTCTTATGAATTTCTTTTTGAATATTGCAGAGGGGAAAATAGTACATAAAGAAACGCCTACTTTTGAAGAGGCTTATAGAAGTCAGTTGATAATAGACAAGATAATAGAATCAGCCAAAAATGATGGTCTATTGATAAAGCTATAA
- the rd gene encoding rubredoxin, with protein MEKWQCTVCGYIYDPEVGDPTQNIPPGTKFEDLPDDWVCPDCGVGKDQFEKI; from the coding sequence ATGGAAAAATGGCAATGCACAGTTTGTGGATACATATACGATCCAGAAGTTGGCGATCCAACACAAAACATACCGCCAGGAACAAAATTTGAAGATTTACCAGATGATTGGGTGTGCCCTGACTGTGGTGTAGGAAAGGATCAATTTGAGAAGATATAA
- the nadC gene encoding carboxylating nicotinate-nucleotide diphosphorylase, translated as MIDRLIAQRLIDSYLLEDLTWGDITTDMLVPKGTKSKGYVYAKNDGIIAGIDVFLMVFNTIDSDIEYKKYFKDGEAIKKGDLILETYGDLNSCLKAERVALNLIQRMSGIATYVKKLSDMIKGTNARLTDTRKTMPGLRYFDKYAVSVGGGVNHRYNLSDGILIKDNHIKAVGGIKNALTKIKGEVSHTKKVEIEVETIHELKEALKYGADIIMLDNMTIDMMKEAVEITNGRAILEASGNINESNILDVAKTGVDIISIGAITHSVKALDISYNL; from the coding sequence TTGATAGACAGATTGATAGCGCAAAGGTTAATAGATAGTTATCTTCTGGAAGATTTAACATGGGGTGATATAACTACTGATATGCTTGTGCCAAAAGGCACAAAATCGAAAGGTTACGTGTACGCAAAAAATGATGGGATAATAGCAGGGATTGATGTTTTTCTAATGGTTTTTAATACAATTGACAGTGATATAGAGTATAAAAAATATTTTAAAGATGGGGAAGCAATAAAAAAAGGAGATTTAATATTAGAAACTTACGGTGATCTAAATTCATGTCTTAAAGCTGAAAGGGTCGCATTGAATCTCATACAGAGGATGTCTGGCATTGCCACATATGTAAAAAAACTTTCGGATATGATTAAAGGAACGAATGCAAGATTGACAGATACACGTAAAACTATGCCAGGATTAAGATATTTTGACAAGTATGCAGTTTCAGTAGGTGGTGGAGTCAATCATAGATATAATTTATCAGATGGAATTTTGATAAAAGATAATCACATAAAAGCTGTTGGAGGAATTAAAAATGCACTAACAAAGATAAAAGGGGAAGTATCTCATACAAAAAAAGTAGAAATTGAGGTAGAAACTATACATGAGCTGAAGGAAGCATTAAAATACGGTGCAGATATTATTATGCTTGATAATATGACCATCGACATGATGAAAGAAGCAGTTGAAATAACTAATGGTAGAGCAATATTAGAGGCATCAGGGAATATAAACGAAAGCAATATATTAGATGTTGCTAAAACAGGTGTAGATATAATATCGATAGGTGCAATAACACATTCTGTGAAAGCACTTGATATAAGTTACAATTTATAA
- the nadB gene encoding L-aspartate oxidase → MSYSVNFDSNDIESFISDYVIVGSGIAGLNAAYLAKDYGEVFLITKDKLSDSNSLLAQGGIACVISEIDSFKSHIEDTIYAGAGLCDKDAVEILVKEAPSNINRLLKIGVEFDKKDGKLELGREGAHSHNRIIHAGDYTGKEIIDSLIDALSGVKIFENTLALDLLVDDNTVKGVLVKNLSEGKFFIVWAKVVILATGGAGNLFLNTTNPKTSTGDGISIAARQGAVLKDMEFMQFHPTALHGKTRERFLISEAVRGEGGILRNEKGVRFMPFYHKLNELAPRDIVSRAILSEINKSNLDYVYLDVSNIGKDLFKKRFPSIYSKLEEMGIDIEKDYIPVSPAAHYYMGGIATDLNGETTIKRLYACGECACTGVQGANRLASNSLLEGLVFSTQAVNDSKKYLNIKVTPSHFFNNNKVDREIDVEGIKYELQCLMEQNAGIIRSESSLKAMLNWITLHGSILDINADDREKNELLSLYTISKYMVMSALLRKESRGSHYRLDYPDRNEVYRKHILIKGDEIYFDRQIDSAKVNR, encoded by the coding sequence ATGAGTTACAGCGTAAATTTTGATTCCAATGATATTGAAAGCTTTATAAGTGATTATGTAATAGTGGGTAGCGGAATTGCAGGGCTTAATGCAGCCTATTTAGCAAAAGATTATGGAGAAGTTTTTCTAATAACAAAAGATAAATTGTCAGATTCCAATTCGTTACTAGCACAAGGTGGAATTGCCTGTGTAATATCTGAAATTGATAGCTTCAAGTCACATATAGAGGATACAATCTATGCAGGTGCAGGTTTGTGCGATAAAGACGCTGTTGAGATTTTGGTTAAAGAGGCACCATCAAATATTAATCGCCTTCTTAAGATTGGAGTTGAATTTGATAAAAAAGACGGTAAGTTAGAATTAGGCAGAGAAGGAGCACATTCACATAATCGGATAATTCATGCGGGTGATTATACAGGTAAAGAAATAATAGATTCACTCATTGATGCTTTAAGTGGAGTAAAAATATTTGAGAATACTTTAGCACTGGATTTGCTGGTTGACGACAATACGGTAAAAGGCGTTTTGGTAAAAAACTTAAGCGAAGGTAAGTTTTTTATTGTATGGGCTAAAGTTGTGATATTGGCTACTGGTGGTGCAGGAAATCTGTTTTTAAATACCACAAACCCTAAGACTTCAACTGGCGATGGTATCTCTATTGCAGCAAGGCAAGGAGCAGTTTTAAAAGACATGGAATTCATGCAGTTTCATCCGACTGCATTGCATGGAAAAACAAGGGAAAGGTTTCTCATATCAGAGGCAGTTAGAGGAGAAGGCGGGATACTCAGGAACGAAAAAGGAGTACGATTTATGCCTTTCTACCACAAATTAAATGAGCTTGCTCCTAGAGATATAGTGTCAAGAGCGATATTAAGCGAAATTAATAAAAGCAATTTAGATTATGTATATTTAGATGTGTCAAATATTGGGAAAGATTTATTTAAAAAGCGTTTTCCTTCAATTTACAGCAAACTTGAAGAAATGGGTATCGACATTGAAAAAGATTATATACCTGTTTCGCCAGCTGCTCATTATTATATGGGTGGCATAGCTACAGATTTGAATGGTGAGACGACGATAAAGAGATTGTACGCATGTGGTGAATGTGCTTGTACAGGTGTACAGGGAGCAAATAGGCTTGCCAGCAATTCACTGCTGGAGGGGCTAGTCTTTTCAACACAGGCAGTAAATGATTCAAAAAAGTATTTAAATATTAAGGTCACTCCATCTCATTTTTTTAATAATAACAAGGTAGACAGAGAAATTGATGTTGAAGGGATAAAATATGAATTGCAGTGTCTTATGGAGCAAAATGCCGGCATAATAAGAAGTGAAAGCAGTTTAAAAGCGATGCTAAATTGGATTACGCTGCATGGAAGCATATTAGATATAAATGCAGATGACAGAGAAAAAAATGAACTTTTGAGCCTGTACACCATAAGCAAATACATGGTTATGTCTGCTTTATTAAGAAAAGAAAGTCGAGGAAGCCATTACAGATTAGATTATCCTGATAGAAATGAAGTGTATAGAAAACATATATTGATAAAAGGAGATGAAATTTATTTTGATAGACAGATTGATAGCGCAAAGGTTAATAGATAG
- the nadA gene encoding quinolinate synthase NadA codes for MDNNILNEINDLKKKRNAIILSHFYQRPEIQDIADFIGDSLELSRKAADTKADVVVFCGVHFMAETASILSPDKIVLLPNIGAGCPMAEMADYEGLKKLKEEYPEAYVVSYVNTTADVKTLSDICCTSANAVKVVNTIPKDREIIFVPDKNLGRYVEKMTGRKLILWQGYCNTHNKLTVEEVLLTKERYPNAKVIAHPECREEVLDIADGVFSTSGMIKYVASSAVKEFIICTEDGILHQLQQKYPDKKFILPSNKLICPNMKKTKIEDVLYSLINMKPEVRVSDDVREKAIIPIERMLEIK; via the coding sequence ATGGATAATAACATTTTAAATGAAATAAATGATTTGAAGAAAAAGCGAAACGCGATTATATTAAGTCACTTTTATCAAAGGCCAGAGATACAAGATATTGCTGATTTTATTGGAGATTCATTGGAGCTATCGAGAAAAGCGGCAGACACAAAAGCGGATGTTGTAGTATTTTGTGGTGTTCACTTTATGGCTGAAACTGCTAGTATACTATCACCTGACAAGATAGTATTGCTTCCTAATATAGGTGCTGGTTGTCCAATGGCTGAAATGGCTGATTATGAAGGACTAAAAAAATTAAAGGAAGAGTATCCTGAAGCTTACGTCGTAAGCTATGTCAATACAACAGCAGATGTTAAAACATTAAGCGATATATGCTGTACATCTGCAAATGCAGTAAAAGTTGTAAATACTATACCTAAAGATAGAGAGATAATTTTCGTACCTGATAAAAACTTGGGCCGTTATGTGGAAAAAATGACAGGTAGGAAATTGATATTGTGGCAAGGATATTGCAACACACATAATAAATTGACTGTTGAAGAAGTTCTCTTAACCAAAGAAAGATATCCCAATGCAAAAGTTATTGCGCATCCTGAATGCAGAGAAGAAGTGTTAGATATTGCAGATGGAGTATTTTCTACGTCTGGAATGATTAAATATGTTGCTTCAAGTGCTGTAAAAGAATTCATAATCTGTACTGAAGATGGTATACTTCATCAGCTTCAACAAAAATATCCGGATAAAAAATTTATATTGCCTTCCAATAAGTTAATATGTCCTAATATGAAAAAGACGAAAATTGAAGATGTCTTATATAGCCTTATTAACATGAAGCCTGAGGTAAGAGTTTCCGATGATGTGAGAGAAAAAGCTATTATCCCAATAGAAAGGATGTTAGAAATAAAATGA
- a CDS encoding ammonium transporter: MENLTLDSLAVAIDNVWVLVAAFLVFFMQAGFAMVETGFTRAKNAGNIVMKNLMDFCIGSLFFWAVGFALMFGKDVGGLFGSSGFFLSGNFDHLGLKIPITSFLIFQTVFAATAATIVSGAMAERTKFIAYCIYSAVISLIIYPIVGHWAWGGGWLSKMGFIDFAGSTVVHSVGGWSALVGAKIIGPRIGKYTKDGKVNAIPGHSITLGALGVFILWFGWFGFNPGSTLSGTTNMIGHIAVTTNLAAASGGVASMIFTWLKYKKPDVSMTLNGVLAGLVAITAGTAAVNPTSSVIIGALAGILVIVAVEFFDKVVKIDDPVGAISVHAVCGAFGTIMVGLLATDGGLFFGGGLKLLITQITGVVSVFVWTILTTTILFSIIKATVGLRASSEEEIDGLDLGEHGSVAYGDFMLKPQSIAERSINS, from the coding sequence ATGGAAAATTTAACTTTGGATTCATTAGCAGTTGCTATCGATAATGTATGGGTATTGGTTGCAGCATTCTTAGTATTTTTCATGCAAGCAGGTTTTGCTATGGTGGAAACAGGTTTTACAAGAGCTAAAAATGCAGGGAATATTGTTATGAAAAATTTAATGGACTTTTGTATTGGTTCTTTATTCTTTTGGGCTGTAGGATTTGCGTTAATGTTTGGTAAAGATGTAGGAGGATTATTTGGAAGCTCTGGTTTCTTTCTTAGTGGAAACTTTGATCACCTTGGTCTTAAAATACCTATAACTTCATTTTTAATTTTTCAAACGGTTTTTGCTGCTACAGCAGCAACTATTGTGTCAGGTGCTATGGCTGAAAGGACTAAATTTATTGCATACTGTATATATAGTGCAGTAATCTCACTAATAATCTACCCTATCGTAGGCCATTGGGCATGGGGTGGAGGCTGGTTGTCTAAAATGGGTTTTATAGACTTTGCTGGTTCAACTGTTGTACACTCAGTTGGCGGATGGAGTGCACTTGTAGGTGCAAAAATTATTGGACCACGAATCGGTAAATATACAAAGGATGGGAAGGTTAATGCCATTCCCGGTCATAGCATTACTCTCGGCGCATTAGGTGTTTTCATATTATGGTTTGGATGGTTCGGATTTAACCCGGGAAGTACACTTTCTGGTACTACTAATATGATAGGTCACATAGCAGTAACGACAAATTTGGCTGCGGCATCTGGAGGGGTAGCATCTATGATATTTACATGGTTAAAATACAAAAAACCTGATGTTAGCATGACTTTAAATGGAGTATTAGCGGGTCTTGTTGCAATAACTGCAGGAACAGCGGCAGTAAATCCAACATCTTCTGTTATCATTGGAGCACTAGCTGGAATATTAGTAATAGTAGCTGTAGAATTTTTCGATAAAGTGGTAAAAATAGATGACCCAGTAGGAGCTATATCTGTACATGCAGTTTGCGGTGCATTTGGAACAATAATGGTTGGTTTACTTGCAACTGATGGGGGGCTATTTTTTGGTGGAGGATTAAAACTTTTAATCACACAAATAACTGGCGTTGTTTCAGTATTTGTTTGGACAATACTTACTACAACGATACTCTTTAGTATAATTAAAGCTACAGTAGGTCTTAGAGCGTCGTCTGAGGAAGAAATTGATGGATTGGATTTAGGAGAACATGGTTCTGTAGCATATGGTGATTTCATGCTAAAACCGCAAAGTATAGCAGAAAGATCAATTAATTCGTAA
- a CDS encoding ferredoxin domain-containing protein: MDVIELAAELMSLSARTAPKASGQDFIETKVVTGDDLKRLNEDMVKYGTESGKKNFDRDGKNVERSGAVLLISLNKPKKAGLNCGACGYNKCDQLPDFKKGTEFDGPICAWRLIDLGIAIGSAVKTASMLNVDNRIMYRIGISAKRLNLIDGEIVVGIPLSATGKNIYFDR; encoded by the coding sequence ATGGATGTTATTGAATTAGCTGCTGAACTTATGTCATTATCAGCAAGAACAGCGCCGAAAGCTTCTGGTCAAGATTTTATTGAAACAAAAGTTGTAACTGGTGACGATTTGAAAAGACTTAATGAAGATATGGTAAAATATGGTACTGAATCCGGAAAGAAAAACTTCGACAGAGATGGAAAAAATGTTGAAAGGTCTGGTGCCGTCCTGCTTATATCTTTAAACAAACCTAAAAAAGCAGGCCTCAACTGTGGCGCATGCGGTTACAACAAATGCGACCAGTTACCTGACTTCAAAAAAGGAACGGAATTTGACGGTCCGATATGTGCATGGAGGCTTATAGATCTGGGAATAGCAATTGGATCTGCTGTTAAGACAGCAAGCATGCTGAATGTCGACAATAGAATAATGTATAGAATTGGCATCAGTGCAAAGAGATTGAATTTAATTGACGGTGAAATTGTAGTAGGTATACCGCTATCAGCAACAGGTAAAAACATATATTTTGATAGATGA
- a CDS encoding YitT family protein → MSQKLKKIIIDFIWITIGTLLLTLSLDLFLIPNQIAPGGVSGLAIVLNHIFKWPVGAVTLLINIPLFLISIKVLGSVFGAKTLYSTLLLGVSIDALAFLKPLTHNAMLAAVYGGLIMGLGLGIVIKYGATTGGTDLAAMTLHKYIPFLTVGRILLIIDFIIIALAGIEFSPELALYALATEFIAIKVIDVIQEGTDYERIAIIISDKYDEISKSILYDMDRGVTELKGVGGYSKQEKNVLLVVVNRSEVTTLRNVVKKIDPKAFVILSTAHEVLGEGFRNM, encoded by the coding sequence ATGAGCCAAAAATTAAAAAAGATTATAATTGATTTTATATGGATTACAATAGGAACGTTGCTTCTTACTTTGTCCCTTGATTTATTTTTGATACCGAATCAAATTGCGCCAGGTGGTGTAAGCGGACTTGCCATCGTTTTAAATCATATTTTTAAATGGCCTGTAGGAGCAGTGACGCTCCTTATTAATATTCCTCTTTTTTTGATATCAATAAAAGTCCTGGGTTCTGTCTTTGGTGCTAAAACATTGTATTCAACACTGCTTCTTGGTGTTTCGATTGATGCGCTGGCATTTTTGAAGCCATTGACACATAATGCCATGCTTGCTGCAGTGTACGGTGGGCTTATTATGGGTTTAGGCCTTGGAATCGTTATAAAATACGGTGCGACGACAGGAGGCACCGATCTGGCAGCTATGACTCTACATAAATACATACCATTTTTAACAGTTGGAAGAATCCTGTTGATTATAGATTTCATAATCATAGCATTGGCTGGAATTGAGTTTAGCCCTGAACTTGCCTTATACGCACTTGCAACAGAATTTATTGCTATAAAAGTTATAGATGTCATACAGGAAGGAACAGATTACGAAAGGATTGCTATAATAATTTCGGATAAATATGACGAAATAAGTAAATCTATATTGTACGACATGGATAGAGGAGTAACTGAATTAAAAGGAGTTGGAGGATATTCTAAACAAGAAAAAAATGTTTTGCTTGTTGTAGTAAATAGAAGCGAAGTAACAACACTTAGAAATGTCGTTAAAAAAATTGATCCTAAGGCATTTGTTATTTTATCAACTGCTCACGAAGTTTTGGGAGAAGGATTTAGAAACATGTGA
- a CDS encoding WecB/TagA/CpsF family glycosyltransferase, with product MADRFVIFGVPIDKVTMKNAVDIVENFLLEDRLHIVATPNAEIVMMAQNDDEYKEILNKTDLNVPDGSGVIFASKIYKEELPERVAGFDLMMELIKIASLKHYKIYLLGAKADVVKGAYLNLKSRYQGIDIVGFHDGYFSEIDEEEIINDINEKKTDLLFVALGAPKQEKWIYKNRNKLNAKVAIGVGGSFDVIAGKVTRAPEIYRKLGLEWFYRLMKEPWRYKRMMALPKFAVKVFFSKKS from the coding sequence ATGGCTGATAGATTTGTAATATTCGGTGTACCAATAGATAAAGTTACGATGAAAAATGCAGTTGATATTGTAGAAAATTTCTTATTGGAGGACAGGCTTCACATTGTTGCGACTCCAAATGCTGAGATTGTAATGATGGCACAGAATGATGACGAATATAAGGAAATATTAAATAAAACTGATTTGAATGTTCCTGATGGCAGCGGTGTTATTTTTGCATCAAAGATATATAAAGAGGAGTTGCCAGAGCGGGTTGCTGGATTTGATCTCATGATGGAATTGATAAAGATAGCATCGCTGAAGCATTATAAAATATATCTTCTTGGTGCTAAAGCAGATGTTGTAAAGGGTGCGTATCTAAATTTAAAAAGCCGATATCAGGGTATCGATATAGTTGGGTTCCACGATGGATATTTCAGCGAAATAGATGAAGAAGAGATTATAAATGATATAAACGAAAAGAAGACTGATTTGCTTTTTGTAGCATTAGGGGCGCCTAAACAGGAAAAATGGATTTATAAAAACAGGAATAAACTGAATGCAAAAGTAGCAATAGGCGTTGGAGGTAGTTTTGATGTAATTGCAGGTAAAGTTACACGTGCACCTGAGATATATAGGAAGTTAGGACTGGAATGGTTCTATCGTTTAATGAAAGAGCCTTGGAGATATAAACGCATGATGGCACTGCCCAAATTTGCAGTTAAAGTGTTCTTTTCGAAAAAGTCTTAA
- the csaB gene encoding polysaccharide pyruvyl transferase CsaB, with product MKILISGYYGFENTGDDAVLECIIAGLREKGIDDITVLSNTPTNTSFRYNVKSVYRNSFKEVFSAIKNTDILLSGGGSLIQDITSSKSLWYYLSIIFFGILLRKKVYIVGQGIGPLEHKYNRLLSRFILRRVDLITVRDKDSMIFLKELNIEKNVILAADPVVDLAPCNEERLEEILRNEGIDKEKYIVVCTREWGNNELSRVELAKAVDDISKKYNLEVVFLPFYYNKDDAESEKVANYLKSPYKIIKNKYEPKEILGIVKNCQLLIGVRLHSLVFALVSLVPFIGISYDPKIDGFLKSINLKSFKIDKFSSDELVNYAESILDNRDNFVDNLKIHLEELRKLSDNNFNIFDKSK from the coding sequence ATGAAAATTTTGATATCGGGCTATTATGGCTTTGAAAATACCGGCGATGATGCTGTTTTGGAATGCATTATCGCCGGGTTAAGAGAAAAGGGCATAGATGATATAACAGTGCTTTCAAATACACCTACTAATACATCGTTTAGATATAATGTCAAATCTGTATACAGAAATTCATTTAAAGAAGTTTTTAGTGCCATAAAAAATACGGATATATTGTTAAGTGGCGGAGGAAGTTTAATACAAGATATTACTAGCAGCAAAAGCTTATGGTATTACCTATCGATTATTTTTTTTGGAATTTTATTAAGAAAAAAGGTATACATTGTGGGACAAGGGATAGGACCGTTAGAGCACAAGTACAATAGACTGTTATCCAGATTCATTTTAAGAAGGGTTGATTTGATTACAGTAAGGGACAAAGATTCTATGATTTTTTTAAAGGAACTTAATATCGAGAAAAATGTTATCCTTGCTGCAGACCCTGTTGTAGATCTTGCCCCTTGTAATGAAGAAAGGTTAGAAGAAATATTGAGAAATGAAGGAATAGATAAGGAAAAGTACATAGTTGTATGTACTAGAGAATGGGGCAATAACGAGCTATCAAGGGTAGAGTTGGCTAAAGCTGTTGACGATATATCAAAAAAATACAATTTAGAAGTGGTATTTTTGCCGTTTTATTATAATAAGGATGACGCTGAAAGCGAAAAAGTAGCAAATTACTTAAAATCGCCTTATAAGATAATAAAAAACAAGTATGAACCTAAAGAGATATTGGGTATAGTAAAGAATTGTCAGTTGCTTATTGGCGTAAGATTACATTCGTTAGTATTTGCTTTGGTAAGCCTTGTTCCTTTTATAGGTATATCTTATGATCCGAAGATAGATGGTTTTCTAAAGTCAATAAATTTAAAATCTTTTAAGATAGATAAATTTTCTTCTGATGAGCTGGTTAATTATGCAGAAAGTATTTTAGATAATAGAGATAATTTTGTTGATAATTTGAAAATCCATCTTGAAGAGCTTAGAAAATTGTCTGATAATAATTTTAATATATTTGACAAATCTAAATGA